The following are encoded in a window of Ranitomeya variabilis isolate aRanVar5 chromosome 6, aRanVar5.hap1, whole genome shotgun sequence genomic DNA:
- the LOC143781366 gene encoding uncharacterized protein LOC143781366 — translation MGNQESTGFHSARELVQRKEGKESQKQVSVLLKAGGFHPSGELDSGKWYDFMKNHTGWLKDKKLLRQARMWADASRHYEEQGVEKFIQGKNLVYRCLDGNCKAAIVPSLPPCAPPPPVSPSYVPTGKQAGSEQWICPHCGQQNPPTADYCVSCGSPQPSSSHTLYTGIPKLFPMKQTVVSSGMRSKVEDGAADSGPPTYHVASRYQPWSPTEQMSLTAQLPDINQRPMTFARQCGVIQHTYQATRQDMQQLVRSALGEAPSTRLTAETYKMYPGGNGPQDGEPNNARSGSDFVEALEKACKIRQEEVSVHLEDCVQDPKELPIDYFYRLQQRWSDMGYGEDDRTATRLLSHAYMQGIDKHVREKVMASRPDWRSCPPGDLAKIAHGVSLDSQKTKVHFQRSGPSQRGGGPTTGPRLCYGCKKPGHFRKDCRTNPYPDKIPTPATPKTDE, via the coding sequence atgGGGAACCAAGAgagtacagggttccatagtgctagagaattagtccagagaaaagaagggaaggaatcccagaagcaggttagtgtgctcttgaaggcaggaggcttccacccctcaggggaattagattcaggtaaatggTATGACTTCATGAAAAACCACACAGGGTGGCTTAAAGATAAAAAACTCTTGAGGCAAGCTAGAATGTGGGCAGACGCTTCCCGACACTATGAAGAGCAGGGAGTGGAAAAATTCATCCAAGGTAAAAATCTTGTATACCGATGTCTAGATGGGAACTGTAAAGCCGCTATCGTTCCCAGCTTACCTCCATGTGCTCCACCCCCACCAGTGTCCCCCAGTTATGTCCCCACAGGAAAACAGGCAGGATCAGAACAATGGATTTGCCCACATTGTGGTCAACAGAACCCACCAACTGCTGATTATTGTGTAAGTTGTGGCAGTCCCCAGCCAAGCAGTTCCCACACATTGTATACAGGTATTCCCAAACTGTTTCCCATGAAACAGACAGTAGTCTCAAGTGGTATGCGATCCAAAGTGGAGGATGGTGCAGCTGACAGTGGACCTCCGACTTACCATGTTGCTAGCaggtatcagccatggtctcccaccgaacagatgtctttgactgcacagctgccagacattaaccaacgacctatgacttttgccagacagtgtggggtgatacagcacacttaccaggcaaccagacaggacatgcaacagttagtgcgttcagccctgggggaagcaccttccacccgactgacagctgagacatataaaatgtacccagggggaaatggtccccaagacggagaacctaataatgccaggtcagggtctgactttgttgaggcactggaaaaagcctgtaagattagacaggaagaagtatcggtgcatttagaagactgtgtccaggacccgaaggagctccccattgattatttctacaggttgcaacaacggtggtctgatatgggttatggtgaagatgatagaactgcgacacgtttgttaagtcatgcatatatgcaagggattgataagcatgtgagagagaaggtgatggcaagtagaccagattggagatcctgccccccaggcgatcttgctaagattgcacatggagtcagtttggactcgcagaaaactaaggttcactttcagaggagtggaccctcacagagaggtggaggacccactacgggtcctagattgtgttacggatgtaagaaaccaggacattttaggaaagattgtcgcacaaacccatacccagataagattcccacccctgctacccccaagaccgacgaatag